The Besnoitia besnoiti strain Bb-Ger1 chromosome IV, whole genome shotgun sequence genome contains a region encoding:
- a CDS encoding calcium-dependent protein kinase CDPK2A (encoded by transcript BESB_056550), which produces MHVHTEDMGGRISRQRGGGQQHAADGRQSTHLSSSVSSRASDRKGSHSRHHGNSLPSPHLPAPASASPSVFRLHVPHAAHHGSSPGSSSERGGSGGSQRGSCGHHVSSPAAGRALSPTTVPGSSASQQKGKNPSTSSTTGATTTGPESHRARDGAAGGGGATAVSTGGAATPQAAGVAKRCVHSPGAMGAGAGSPAAEESAHPSHVLQRPIEAWKLAEEAAAAAAPRDKSGGIDRSKFILENAGVLTDFYDLDSSTLGQGTYGSVSKARKKDTGQMRAVKTISKSQVKNLERFRQEIAIMKELDHPNVIKLFETFEDHRNIYLVMELCTGGELFDRIISEGRLTEKHAAVLMKQMFSAVHYLHTNNIMHRDLKPENFLFLDPARDSPLKIIDFGLSCRFKKGEFVSTKAGTPYYVAPQVLQGKYDYRCDAWSLGVILYILLCGYPPFYGETDAEVLTKVKAGVFSFSGPEWKRVSEEAKDLICQLIKINPQERFTTEQALQHPWVTTLARNSQNVALPTTLMSNLKAFRAQNKLKKAALTVIAQHMSEKEIDHLRQIFVTLDVDNSGTLSVHEIREGLKRLGWTEIPADLQAIIEEVDSDNSGHIDYTEFIAATMDKKLYMKEDVCWAAFRVFDLDGNGKISQDELKKVLGMPDVETAVGRATIEALLTEVDLNGDGEIDFDEFMYMMRKKEPSDKRFDLGARKTLHSAALQPQEGRRSVIQRPSLSVVPPLRSSGSPKPAAAGPAAEKGTGATTEKETPAKCVPAVGDKGADKGQVV; this is translated from the exons ATGCACGTTCACACAGAGGACATGGGAGGGCGGATCTCTCGGCAacgcggcggggggcagcagcacgccgcagacggtCGCCAGTCGACACACCTGTCCAGCAGCGTGTCGAGCCGTGCCAGCGATCGCAAGGGCAGCCACTCCCGCCACCATGGAAATTCACTGCCCTCTCCCCACTTACCTGCCCCTgcgagcgcgtcgccctccgttttccgcctccacgtgccgcacgcggcgcaccACGGCAGCAGCCCCGGCTCGtccagcgagcgcggcggaagcggcgggagtcaacgcggcagctgcggtcACCACGTGTCGAGCCCAGCCGCCGGTCGCGCCCTGAGTCCGACCACCGTCCctggctcctccgcctcccagCAAAAGGGCAAGAATCCCAGCACCAGCAGCACGacgggcgcgacgacgactgGCCCCGAATCCCACCGGGCGAGAGatggcgctgcaggcggcggaggcgcgaccgccgtctccactggcggcgccgcgacgccgcaggccgccggcgtcgcgaaGCGGTGCGTGCACAGTCCGGGGGCCAtgggcgcgggggcggggtcTCCCGCCGCTGAGGAGTCTGCCCACCCGTCGCACGTGCTGCAGCGACCGATCGAGGCGTGGAAGCtggcggaagaggcggcagcggccgcggcgcctcgagacAAATCCGGGGGAATCGATCGATCGAAGTTCATCCTCGAGAACGCCGGCGTCTTGACCGACTTCTACGATCTCGACTCCTCGACCCTTGGCCAAGGCACGTACGGCTCGGTCTCCAAGGCACGCAAGAAGGACACCGGACAAATGCGGGCCGTGAAGACCATCAGCAAGAGCCAGGTCAAGAACCTCGAGCGCTTCAGGCAGGAAATTGCAATCATGAAGGAACTG GATCACCCGAATGTGATCAAACTCTTCGAAACCTTCGAGGATCATCGAAACATATATTTGGTCATGGA GCTGTGTACGGGAGGCGAGTTGTTTGACCGAATTATTTCCGAGGGGCGCCTCACGGAGAAGCATGCTGCGGTCCTTATGAAGCAGATGTTTTCCGCCGTCCACTACTTGCACACCAACAATATCATGCACAG GGATCTGAAACCAGAGAACTTTCTGTTTCTGGATCCGGCACGTGACTCGCCGTTGAAGATCATTGATTTCGGTCTGTCGTGCCGCTTCAAGAAGGGAGAGTTCGTATCCACGAAAGCTGGCACG CCATATTACGTGGCTCCGCAAGTGCTTCAGGGCAAGTACGACTACCGCTGTGACGCGTGGTCGCTGGGCGTCATCCTCTACATCCTGCTGTGCGGTTATCCGCCTTTCTATGGAGAGACGGACGCTGAAGTGCTGACGAAAGTCAAGGCaggcgtcttctccttcagCGGTCCCGAGTGGAAGCGCGTTAGCGAGGAAGCCAAAGACCTCATCTGCCAGCTCATTAAGATCAACCCGCAG GAGCGCTTCACGACCGAGCAAGCTCTGCAACATCCGTGGGTGACGACTCTCGCGAGAAACAGTCAGAACGTGGCTCTACCTACGACGCTTATGTCAAACTTGAAG GCGTTCAGAGCCCAGAACAAGCTGAAGAAGGCTGCCTTGACTGTCATCGCGCAGCACATGTCGGAGAAGGAAATCGATCACCTGCGGCAAATCTTCGTCACCCTCGATGTCGATAATAGTGGCACCCTTTCTGTTCAC gAGATCCGCGAGGGACTGAAGCGGTTGGGCTGGACGGAGATTCCCGCAGATTTGCAGGCCATCATCGAAGAGGTGGATTCAGACAACTCAGGCCACATTGACTACACAG AGTTTATTGCGGCTACCATGGACAAGAAGCTCTACATGAAAGAAGACGTCTGCTGGGCTgctttccgcgtcttcgacCTG GATGGAAACGGCAAGATTTCGCAAGACGAACTGAAGAAGGTCCTTGGCATGCCTGACGTGGAGACTGCTGTCGGGCGAGCGACGATCGAGGCGCTTCTCACTGAAGTCGACCTcaacggcgacggagag ATTGATTTCGACGAGTTCATGTACATgatgaggaagaaggagccCTCAGACAAGCGTTTCGATCTCGGCGCACGCAAAACGCTGCATAGCGCGGCTTTGCAGCCGCAGGAGGGTCGTCGTTCCGTTATCCAGCGCCCCTCTTTGAGCGTCGTCCCTCCACTGCGCTCGTCGGGCTCGCCCAagccggcggctgccggacccgcggcggagaaaggGACGGGCGCCACGaccgagaaggagacgcctgcCAAGTGTGTGCCTGCAGTCGGAGACAAGGGCGCAGACAAAGGCCAGGTGGTGTAG
- a CDS encoding sigma-70, region 3 protein (encoded by transcript BESB_056560), with translation MEGEQSKNEKKRARKGRGDGPPSIETGIVSEYDETPDSAKRSRLAKELRSRAEGASASVRSSSSRLQQDLLADETDPSAQVAANETLGAGAREAARVTRADEADDEEEEEGDHWGDAPQSSWTLGKLMSKREYARLLSLLRVEAVHAALEGSENEEPIPLSLFAPAESASASSAQLRRPPTVQEWAAAATGGDVKLLGEKLRESRELLDVCLRRLHPLATVAVRRFRGANLFAAQQRKLYQEQGDYDAIRALMEKRNEEEMELLLVALQGIRQGLRRHARTAMRRRVRLRKAAHAATLHAEEDEADAEEGNDDEAERELDETEEDRLFAQTEDKGTKHTLRGKAAPDIAEPRRGADERKAKTQRAETSSVAPSPRKTGESDLISPSLPELPPPPSVAYWLWMRTAMVDWEQQKRQVTQFPWRWWKEAARGRKAAHGLYAELGREPTEAEVADRLGLSLEKWRDISVATRAATALETELGGPHGNQDPNDRQDTVGDLLASEDSLESETKIFEAELETQVLDLAAKALRPDEYRMIKALISDHQSSASPFSPGGGSPAASLSVSSSSSSADAAENEREASRAQTLHFMMGDCVDEKLRKAIQKMKEVEVKRILESLSPEERREGLASPGALEKVVQRKSTVLQLCLAASTKQGFE, from the exons atggagggcgagcagagcaaaaacgagaagaagagagcgagaaaaggcagaggagacggacCGCCCTCGATAGAGACGGGCATCGTGAGCGAGTACGACGAGACTCCGGACTCGGCAAAACGCTCACGTCTCGCCAAGGAGTTGAGATCCAGGGCTGAAGGAGCTTCCGCTTCTGTGCggtcgtcctcttctcgtctgcagcaggaCTTGTTGGCAGATGAGACAGATCCCTCCGCGCAGGTCGCAGCCAATGAgacgctcggcgccggcgctcgggAGGCAGCGCGTGTGACTCGTGCCGACGAAGCagacgatgaagaagaagaggaaggggaTCActggggcgacgcgccccaGTCTTCGTGGACCCTCGGGAAGCTGATGTCGAAGCGCGAGTACGCGcgacttctctctctccttcgcgtgGAGGCTGTccacgccgccctcgaggGCTCCGAGAACGAAGAGCCAATTCCACTGTCGCTCTTTGCACCGGCGGAATCGGCGtcagcctcctcggcgcagcTCCGGCGCCCTCCTACAGTCCAGGAGtgggctgcggcagccacaGGCGGCGACGTGAAGCTTTTGGGCGAGAAGCTGCGTGAGTCGCGCGAGCTTCTCGAcgtgtgtctgcggcgcctgcatccGCTGGCGACTGTGGCTGTTCGGCGCTTCCGCGGGGCGAACCTcttcgcagcgcagcagcggaagcTGTACCAGGAGCAAGGCGACTACGACGCGATTCGCGCGCTGATGGAGAAGCGAAACGAAGAGGAAATGGAGTTGCTTCTCGTCGCGCTTCAGGGCATTCGCCAGGGGCTcaggcgccacgcgcggaCTGCCATGAGGAggcgcgttcgccttcgcaaggccgcccacgccgcgacgctccacgcagaagaggacgaggccgacgcggaggaaggtaACGACGATGAAGCGGAGAGGGAGCTTGACGAGACTGAAGAGGACCGGCTTTTTGCGCAGACAGAAGACAAAGGAACGAAACACACCCTGCGCGGCAAGGCTGCGCCTGACATCGCCGAGCCCCGGCGTGGAGCGGATGAGCGGAAAGCGAAGACGCAACGCGCAGAGACCTCGTCtgtggcgccttcgccgaggaAGACAGGAGAGAGCGACTTGATATCTCCCTCGCTCCCTgaactgccgccgccgccaagcGTCGCCTACTGGCTGTGGATGCGGACAGCCATGGTAGACTgggagcagcagaagcggcaAGTCACGCAGTTCCCCTGGCGCTGGTGGAAGGAGGCGGCAAGAGGCCGCAAGGCGGCTCACGGCTTATATGCGGAGCTTGGGCGAGAGCCCACCGAAGCCGAGGTAGCCGAtcgcctcggcctctccctcgAAAAATGGCGAGACATCAGCGTCGCCACCAGGGCGGCCACGGCGCTAGAGACCGAACTCGGGGGGCCCCACGGAAACCAAGACCCGA ATGACCGCCAAGATACCGTCGGCGATTTGTTGGCGAGCGAGGACTCTCTGGAGAGCGAGACCAAGATTTTCGAGGCGGAACTCGAGACGCAAGTCCTCGATTTGGCAGCCAAGGCTCTGCGCCCGGATGAGTATCGCATGATCAAAGCGCTCATCTCAGACCACcagtcttccgcgtctcccttCTCCCCTGGCGGGGGCTcgccggctgcctcgctgtccgtctcttcttcgtcctcctctgcggacgcggccgagaacgagcgcgaggcgtcgcgggcgcagacgctgcacTTCATGATGGGCGACTGCGTCGATGAGAAGCTGAGGAAGGCAATTCAAAAGATGAAAGAAGTGGAGGTCAAGCGGATCTTGGAGAGCCTCAGTCCGGAAGAACGGCGCGAGGGACTCGCCAGCCCCGGGGCCCTCGAGAAGGTCgtgcagagaaaaagcacGGTGCTGCAGCTGTGTCTGGCTGCCAGCACAAAGCAGGGCTTTGAGTGA
- a CDS encoding hypothetical protein (encoded by transcript BESB_056570) produces the protein MLPLGPSASCCHHSDDGPSLKRSLEGATPTIHASRPLYSRLCRYFVSRLLVLLFTFTPEAHARFLLPLSHSSIPAWRDASTWLSARLPSSHLSRRIWSPSSSNGAKRSSGFSVFSLPPFPGGLDLTCVSAAGLPQDSSLVHAFPSDGAGKPPLLSRTTQAGETAQPRPALGSPGGRILWCMSPERFCSFLPPRRWIRSLAVAHPRGRQTPWVERRSGLRLPPPCGASRVSARQRANALVSFELLCRHHTLSALNAFGQSLAYGRENAGAETRGLTEGLPPFNARVSRSADNATAEKVDELKGAQSPQRSKSEEREHGAPLSLSSPSAALLGKTREAALEELERYERIRDTRLLMSWDAWARGVGKSPEYLKTLVTLAYSSPSASYKVEKRARPAADKRRGLDEARDAQTNASPDSRPAFSLYDDSASAEGGERELEGAEPGCLGTKSQQLEGADRRASDGLSHEAASRGQQAASASGGPREGGRNVATMGRRAIKG, from the coding sequence ATGCTTCCACTGGgtccctctgcgtcttgctGTCACCACAGTGACGATGGGCCTTCTTTGAAGCGCAGTCTGGAAGGTGCGACGCCCACGATCCATGCGTCCCGACCCCTCTATTCGCGGCTTTGTAGGTATTTCGTGAGCCGACTCTTAGTCCTTCTCTTCACATTCACGCCGGAGGCGCATGCCCGTTtccttctgcctctttcGCACTCCTCCATTCCTGCCTGGCGCGACGCCTCTACTTGGCTgtccgcgcgtcttccctcGAGTCACCTTTCTAGGCGGATTTGGTCGCCATCCTCGTCGAACGGCGCTAAGCGCTCCAGTGGCTTttccgtcttctctctcccccccttcccgGGGGGCCTGGACCTCAcgtgtgtctctgctgccggcCTGCCGCAAGATTCTTCTCTGGTCCATGCGTTTCCATCTGACGGCGCCGGCAAGCCCCCGCTGCTCAGCCGGACGACGCAGGCTGGGGAGAcagcgcagccgaggcctGCGCTCGGTTCGCCCGGTGGGCGAATTCTGTGGTGTATGTCTCCTGAGCGGTTCTGCTCctttctgccgcctcgtcggtGGATTCGAAGTTTAGCCGTAGCCCACCCACGGGGTCGCCAGACCCCGTGGGTGGAGCGGCGGAGCGGCCTTCGTTTACCCCCGCCGTGCGGAGCCTCAAGGGTCTccgcgagacagcgagcgaACGCACTCGTGTCTTTTGAGTTGCTCTGCAGGCACCACACGCTTTCTGCGCTCAATGCGTTTGGACAGAGCTTGGCCTACGGAAGAGAGAatgccggcgcggagacacgcggaCTGACGGAAGGATTGCCTCCGTTCAACGCCCGCGTTTCGCGCAGCGCTGACAACGCCACAGCGGAGAAGGTCGACGAGCTGAAAGGCGCACAGTCGCCCCAGAGAAGCAAGTCTGAAGAGAGGGAACACGGCGCTCCGCTGTCGCTTTCGTCAccgtccgccgcgctgctAGGAAAGACGCGGGAAGCAGCTCTCGAGGAACTCGAGAGGTACGAACGCATTCGAGACACTCGTCTGCTGATGAGCTGGGACGCCTGGGCTCGTGGCGTCGGCAAGAGCCCAGAGTACCTCAAGACGCTCGTTACACTCGCCTATTCGTCTCCGTCTGCTTCCTATAAAGTagagaagcgagcgaggcctgcggcggacaAGCGGAGGGGACTCGATGAAGctcgcgacgcgcagaccaACGCGAGTCCGGACTCGCGTCCGGCGTTTAGTCTGTACGAcgacagcgcctccgcggagggaggagagagagaattggagggcgcagagccgGGCTGCCTGGGGACAAAAAGCCAACAGCTGGAAGGGGCAGACCGGCGGGCATCTGACGGGCTCAGCCATGAGGCAGCAAGCAGAGGACAGCAAGCAGCATCCGCCTCGGGGGGGCCGCGCGAGGGTGGGAGGAACGTGGCGACTATGGGCAGACGGGCAATCAAAGGTTGA
- a CDS encoding pyruvate dehydrogenase complex subunit PDH-E2 (encoded by transcript BESB_056580): protein MATATAPPRASVCECFASRLLYATQRRRPHASPPACRVSLVALLCLASAFFSAAGLQLSQPPSPNTLASSRTAAFISVSPHVSLSSSTCQNASDSSTVLASSSSSARRPRAAPPTCSTPLQGRRKRREGATQPVQSLYASERGGSADGSRGGLSRLHAGASGELAGAVQEILMPALSSTMKEGKIVSWAKQVGDRVEPGDVLMVVESDKADMDVEAFDSGFVATHLVREGEAAPVGTPVGLLAEREEDIPLIQDKGMSILSSGTSSLTPSPVSELLMPSLSPSMKTGHIAVWKKKEGDRVKKGEVLFIVESDKADMDVEAPHDGVLAHIAVGAGVSTSLGTVVGYLAADAESASAFKQQVSASPSSFGEAIENPSRMPEGTQEIFMPALSSTMTSGKISKWNKAVGDEVHVGDTLMVVESDKADMDVECFEEGYLAAITVQEGESAPVGQTVAIVVPSKDDVPKVQEALKQAASPRALSPSPPASPLPSVALPSSPASSPAAAARASPAAQEPRGLSATGVRTEAFRRHTAALESWTAPPVDQDVKDQLPGGLTGADLQQELLRRIQDTLPATAAALQEKPQIQQALMDRVNLRVPPPHTLRVAQAPPPYLQRAVSTYGGGHAGAAEKTDPRGSRTSATGVARDPSGLPLATFNASELAKKHKLNLEEVRGTGTNRRITAADVRRHLQLPSEEATILAGVTGEARKTTERMSGVPPTGSVALDTMQKAIARNMEATVNVPVFRVSRGIYVEKLEALLHELKQVVAEQNAAAVAAEGEDAVQHPPVTMSVLLAKAVALTLQKHPIMNAAFNPRDGGVIQHPGTVNLAMAVSIDGGLLTPVLRDVNTKSVFELAKDWSGLVDKARKRRLTPAENSTGTFYISNLGMFGVSQFDAVLPTGVGTIMAIGATETVPFARKTGAVEASASRLDLRRRMTVTVTCDHRHIYGSHAAAFLEDFATLLETRPSALLL, encoded by the exons ATGGCGACCGCAACCGCCCCCCCACGCGCCTCTGTTTGCGAGTGTTTcgcgtctcgtcttctttATGCAACTCAGCGTCGACGGCCtcacgcgtcgcctcccgcgtGTAGAGTGTCCCTCGTGGCGCTTCTATGCCTGGCttcggccttcttctcggcAGCTGGTCTCCAGCTGTcccagccgccgtcgcccaaCACGCTCGCGTCTTCCCGGACGGCGGCGTTCATCTCCGTCAGTCCgcatgtctctctctcgtcttccacGTGCCAAAAcgccagcgacagcagcacaGTCCTCGCCTCGAGCTCTTCATCGGCTCGTAggccacgcgccgcgccgcccacgtGTTCTACGCCCCTTCAGGGCAGGCggaagagacgcgaaggcgccacgCAGCCGGTCCAGTCGCTGtacgcgagcgagaggggcggcagcgcggacgGGTCACGAGGAGGGCTGAGTCGGCtgcacgccggcgcctctggcgagctcgcgggcgcagtCCAGGAGATCCTGATGCCTGCGCTGTCCAGCACGATGAAGGAGGGGAAGATCGTGTCGTGGGCAAAGCAAGTGGGAGATCGCGTCGAG CCTGGGGATGTGCTGATGGTAGTGGAGAGCGACAAAGCCGATATGGATGTCGAGGCATTCGACTCCG gtTTTGTGGCTACGCACCTGGtacgcgaaggcgaagccgctcCGGTCGGCACTCCTGTCGGGCTGCTGGctgagcgagaggaagacatTCCGCTAATCCAAGACAAAGGAATGTCCATTCTCTCTTCGGGTACATCGTCTttgacgccgtcgccggtcAGCGAGCTGCTTATGCCTTCGTTGTCTCCAAGCATGAAGACGGGGCATATTGCTGTCtggaaaaagaaagaaggcgaCCGCGTGAAGAAGGGCGAAGTGTTGTTCATCGTGGAAAGCGACAAAGCCGATATGGACGTGGAGGCGCCCCACGACG GTGTCTTGGCGCACATCGCGGTGGGCGCAGGCGTGTCGACGTCTCTGGGCACAGTCGTAGGATACCTGGCCGCAGATGCCGAgtctgcctctgctttcAAGCAGCAGGTCTcagcttcgccttcgtcctttGGCGAGGCAATCGAGAATCCGTCCAGAATGCCCGAGGGCACTCAGGAAATCTTCATGCCTGCACTCTCTTCCACGATGACCAGCGGCAAAATCTCCAAGTGGAACAAGGCCGTGGGAGACGAAGTGCAT GTCGGCGATACTTTGATGGTGGTCGAGAGCGACAAAGCCGATATGGATGTGGAATGTTTTGAAGAAGGCTACTTGGCTGCCATAACTGTTCAAGAAGGCGAATCTGCGCCTGTGGGCCAGACTGTGGCCATTGTCGTGCCCTCCAAGGATGACGTCCCGAAAGTGCAGGAGGCCCTCAAGCaggccgcgtctccgcgcgctctctcgccgtcgccccccgcctccccgctACCTTCGGTCGcccttccttcctctcccgcgtcttcgcctgcagcggctgctcgAGCGTCGCCCGCTGCTCAGGAGCCGAGGGGACTGAGTGCTACGGGGGTTCGCACGGAGGCGTTTAGGCGGCAcaccgcggcgctggagagctgGACGGCTCCGCCTGTAGACCAAGACGTGAAAGATCAGCTGCCCGGGGGCTTGACTGGAGCCGATCTGCAGCAAGAGCTGCTTCGGCGCATCCAAGACACGCTGCCGGCtactgccgccgccctccaggAGAAGCCTCAAATCCAGCAGGCCCTGATGGACCGCGTCAACCTCAGAgtccctccgccgcacaccctgcgcgtcgcccaggcgccgccgccgtatCTGCAGAGAGCAGTCAG CACCTACGGTGGCGGCCACGCAGGGGCTGCTGAAAAGACA GACCCCCGTGGGAGCCGGACGTCAGCCACAGGTGTAGCGCGAGATCCATCTGGGCTGCCGCTTGCCACTTTCAACGCCAGTGAACTAGCGAAGAAACACAAACTTAACTTGGAGGAAGTCAG AGGGACGGGAACGAATCGGCGCATCACAGCGGCCGACGTCCGCCGTCACCTCCAACTCCCCTCTGAAGAGGCCACCATCCTCGCCGGAGTGACAGGCGAGGCACGGAAAACGACTGAACGCATGTCAGGCGTCCCTCCAACCGGGTCGGTCGCGCTCGATACAATGCAGAAGGCTATCGCCAGGAACATGGAAGCAACAGTGAACGTTCCTGTCTTCAG AGTCTCGCGAGGCATTTATGTGGAGaagctcgaggcgctgcttcaCGAGCTGAAGCAGGTCGTGGCGGAGCAAAACGCagctgcggtcgccgcggaaggcgaggacgcggtcCAGCATCCTCCGGTGACAATGAGTGTCCTCCTGGCTAAAGCTGTCGCTCTCACCCTGCAGAAGCACCCGATCATGAATGCTGCATTCAACCcccgcgacggaggcgtcATCCA GCATCCGGGCACGGTCAATTTGGCAATGGCAGTTTCCATCGACGGAGGTCTTCTGACTCCTGTCCTTCGCGACGTTAACACGAAATCGGTCTTTGAGCTGGCCAAAGACTGGTCAGGTCTAGTCGAtaaggcgaggaagcgtcGCCTGACTCCGGCTGAAAACAGCACAGGCACGTTCTACATCAGCAACCTGGGTATGTTTGGCGTCAGCCAATTTGACGCCGTCTTGCCAACCGGCGTCGGAACGATCATGGCCATCGGAGCAACGGAGACTGTCCCATTCGCCCGGAAGACAGGTGCCGTAgaggcctcggcgtcccGACTTGATCTTCGTCGTCGGATGACCGTGACCGTCACGTGCGACCACCGCCACATATACGGATCTCATGCGGCTGCATTCCTCGAG GATTTCGCCACTCTTCTAGAAACACGTCCGTCTGCGTTACTCCTTTAG